The following are encoded in a window of Rubellicoccus peritrichatus genomic DNA:
- a CDS encoding PKD domain-containing protein: protein MVANIRIINAYTDYSGTMNDFMGINIQVPYYQYRYLAENPDFDLSQSFKWVRNYMLWAALEPQNDLYKFNDFKEIPLRRYDDYYRRLNEDGQNIVTTLITVPNQEHVERDSFYRDIVPWFTGDRRFPAEGSGFDANDYRERAEFLAQLTARYGPTGGLSETKLETNDKVQGLDYVRYFEGANEPNQKTNDVIWPDAAYAVWMNAAFDGRGVIRDGGLPIAGSKQGDPNVNHLMAGLVDNGVDLGFLDHTFLAAGRQTFDAINIHAYFRNKFFGDPIEKFGVSPEFYILESGKDELQKTLDWRDRNTPGTPVWLTEFGWDTHLSGAGLHSETYAPEPSQGNYIMRTFPLLKKLGFEKAFVYYDFDPLRYGTAMSTSIHMSSGLITHKHNSIPHRRKPGFFYMTAMSAAIGEYTFDGAHIFGEGTPELYAYVFSKSPTDKVVMMWCRERDAQIDNGTTIANYEFAVPFVEGCEQIVPADQVLGGISTILSVSQAGEIGASVAIDQLSEKPLFLKFTGSQILNFNIVPEVRLDSDQELILPIPQYTLSSVSSDEDGTIVSYRWTQLSGPEVPMSATNAADLVLSNLIAGNYEFMLQVTDNDGATARDRIKIIVSNRQPYLGARLQIPGVIEAEAYDLGGEGIAYHDTSPGRQGNNTQYRPIDDVDVRFIGDAANPSGFQITDLAQGEWLKYSVNVAESGLYTLEALINRGNAANSAPVKRLSFEINDVALAGVIRPEYNPNGFQSYMGEGPFYLEAGDHSLKLTFINAVYEIDKFIITPFVPTFTGGNYFRFDNASANWHELRIFYDVIQGGEIDVLSGGNTHLDLYITNLDISLIPDWSRVRLAIYDINNNYGQVSIGDYLTNIGENWTLISIPLVDFTDGTNLDLQHLKSINLRSARAGSFKIGLDELTFNGGATPFVWLGDSHENNPTSSSSIVMSIVSDGGAGGSFYDEPPFVDASPDKLVRPTVSTHTFNGNAYDINGTITNYEWIQMSGPDLISSSDSSSPILTIDFDTFGTYVFRLYAWDDAGQRGEDDVILVYEDTGGYLEIDHTEETNSFFKMLYAIDGSKFPLNALGSSNQPNTTMEIHLKRFDLSTQIDWNKFQIILKSTKSNSFLTITLGNYIVESVNDSWVKVSIPLSSLTLPVGFDFSYLYLMRINSIKAGPFNDLGIDEIQFTGGSHPAVFYGDDHSSVILSDIPFEMPAVLQLANGAKDTAP from the coding sequence ATGGTTGCAAATATTCGTATAATTAATGCCTATACGGATTATTCAGGAACGATGAATGACTTTATGGGAATCAACATTCAGGTTCCTTACTATCAGTATCGATATCTTGCAGAGAATCCTGATTTCGATTTGAGTCAGTCGTTTAAGTGGGTTCGTAATTACATGCTTTGGGCTGCTCTTGAACCTCAAAATGATCTTTATAAATTTAATGATTTTAAAGAGATCCCTTTGCGTAGATATGATGATTACTATCGCCGCTTAAACGAGGATGGGCAAAATATTGTGACTACCTTGATTACCGTGCCCAATCAAGAGCATGTCGAACGTGATAGTTTTTATAGGGATATTGTACCTTGGTTTACTGGAGATCGAAGATTTCCGGCGGAGGGCAGTGGATTTGATGCGAATGACTATCGTGAAAGGGCTGAATTTCTGGCACAATTGACAGCACGCTACGGGCCAACAGGAGGACTTTCTGAAACAAAACTGGAAACCAATGATAAGGTCCAGGGACTTGATTATGTTCGATACTTTGAAGGTGCTAATGAACCCAACCAGAAAACAAATGATGTGATATGGCCGGATGCTGCATATGCTGTATGGATGAATGCAGCCTTTGACGGACGAGGTGTCATTCGTGATGGAGGACTTCCTATTGCCGGATCAAAGCAGGGAGACCCTAATGTGAATCATTTAATGGCTGGCTTGGTCGACAATGGCGTTGATCTCGGTTTTTTAGATCACACGTTTCTCGCCGCCGGTAGACAGACTTTTGACGCAATCAATATACATGCTTACTTTCGCAATAAATTCTTCGGCGATCCCATTGAGAAATTTGGAGTTTCGCCCGAATTTTATATTTTGGAAAGCGGCAAGGACGAATTGCAAAAGACTTTGGATTGGCGTGATCGTAATACTCCAGGAACACCGGTTTGGCTAACTGAGTTCGGCTGGGATACACATCTTTCTGGAGCTGGTCTTCATTCTGAGACATATGCTCCCGAGCCTTCACAGGGCAATTATATCATGAGAACTTTTCCTCTCCTCAAGAAACTAGGTTTTGAGAAGGCTTTTGTTTATTATGATTTTGATCCTTTGCGTTATGGGACTGCTATGAGCACAAGCATTCATATGAGTTCTGGGCTAATAACTCATAAGCATAACTCAATACCGCATCGTCGTAAGCCGGGTTTCTTTTATATGACTGCAATGTCTGCTGCTATTGGTGAATACACTTTTGACGGAGCGCACATTTTTGGAGAAGGAACACCGGAGCTGTATGCTTATGTCTTTTCAAAGAGCCCAACTGATAAAGTAGTTATGATGTGGTGCCGTGAACGCGATGCGCAGATCGATAATGGAACTACTATTGCCAATTATGAGTTTGCTGTTCCCTTTGTAGAAGGTTGTGAGCAGATCGTACCTGCGGACCAGGTGCTAGGTGGCATTTCAACAATTTTGAGTGTTTCACAAGCGGGCGAAATAGGGGCTTCGGTTGCGATTGATCAACTAAGCGAAAAACCATTGTTTTTGAAATTCACAGGAAGCCAGATTTTAAATTTTAATATTGTTCCAGAAGTAAGATTGGACAGTGACCAAGAACTTATCCTGCCAATACCTCAGTATACCTTAAGCAGCGTTTCCTCTGATGAGGATGGTACGATTGTCAGTTATCGGTGGACACAGCTTTCAGGACCTGAAGTACCGATGTCAGCAACTAATGCTGCTGATTTAGTGTTGAGCAATTTGATTGCTGGAAATTATGAGTTTATGCTTCAAGTCACTGATAACGACGGAGCAACTGCTCGCGATCGAATAAAGATCATTGTTAGCAATCGCCAGCCATATCTCGGAGCACGCCTGCAGATTCCCGGTGTTATCGAGGCAGAAGCGTATGATCTAGGTGGTGAGGGGATCGCTTATCATGATACTAGTCCTGGCCGACAGGGTAATAATACTCAGTATCGACCGATTGATGATGTCGATGTGAGGTTTATTGGAGATGCGGCTAATCCAAGTGGCTTTCAAATAACTGATTTGGCTCAAGGTGAATGGCTTAAGTATTCGGTCAATGTGGCTGAATCAGGTTTATATACCTTGGAAGCATTGATTAATCGTGGAAATGCAGCTAATTCAGCTCCGGTTAAGCGGCTCAGCTTTGAAATCAATGATGTAGCCTTAGCTGGTGTTATTCGGCCTGAGTATAATCCTAATGGCTTTCAGTCTTATATGGGAGAGGGCCCTTTCTATTTGGAAGCTGGTGATCATAGCTTAAAACTGACATTCATTAATGCAGTTTATGAAATCGACAAGTTCATCATTACTCCGTTTGTGCCGACATTTACAGGTGGTAACTACTTTCGTTTCGATAATGCATCAGCCAATTGGCATGAACTACGTATATTCTACGATGTCATTCAGGGTGGGGAGATTGATGTCCTGTCGGGAGGCAATACACATTTAGATCTTTATATCACGAATCTAGATATCAGTTTGATACCTGACTGGTCCAGAGTGAGGCTGGCAATTTATGATATCAATAATAATTATGGACAGGTTAGCATTGGCGATTATTTGACCAATATCGGTGAGAATTGGACCTTAATCAGCATTCCATTAGTCGATTTTACTGACGGGACAAACCTCGATTTGCAGCATCTTAAGAGTATTAATTTACGTTCTGCACGAGCTGGGTCATTCAAAATTGGATTAGATGAACTAACTTTTAACGGCGGAGCTACCCCGTTTGTATGGTTGGGAGACAGCCATGAGAATAATCCGACCTCTTCAAGCAGTATTGTTATGAGTATTGTTTCGGATGGAGGGGCTGGTGGTAGTTTCTATGATGAGCCGCCTTTTGTAGATGCCTCTCCAGATAAACTTGTTCGACCCACAGTCTCCACGCATACTTTTAATGGGAATGCTTATGATATTAATGGAACAATTACGAACTATGAATGGATCCAAATGAGTGGCCCTGATTTAATTTCTAGTTCCGATTCATCTAGTCCTATATTGACTATAGATTTCGATACATTTGGAACCTACGTTTTTCGTTTGTATGCTTGGGATGATGCGGGCCAGCGTGGTGAGGATGATGTGATTCTTGTTTATGAAGATACTGGTGGCTACTTGGAGATAGACCATACGGAAGAAACGAATAGTTTCTTTAAGATGCTTTATGCTATAGATGGTAGTAAGTTTCCGCTGAATGCATTGGGAAGTAGTAATCAGCCTAATACTACGATGGAGATTCATTTGAAGCGCTTTGATTTAAGTACTCAGATCGATTGGAATAAGTTTCAGATTATACTCAAAAGCACTAAATCTAACTCGTTTTTGACGATAACACTAGGCAACTATATTGTCGAAAGCGTGAATGATAGCTGGGTTAAAGTCTCTATTCCGCTTTCTTCACTGACATTACCAGTGGGATTTGATTTCTCCTACCTTTACCTTATGCGGATTAACTCAATCAAAGCTGGGCCTTTTAATGACCTAGGTATTGATGAGATCCAGTTTACAGGCGGAAGTCATCCTGCTGTCTTCTATGGTGATGATCACTCAAGCGTCATTCTTAGCGACATTCCTTTTGAAATGCCGGCAGTGTTGCAGCTTGCGAATGGGGCAAAAGATACAGCGCCTTGA
- a CDS encoding PKD domain-containing protein has product MMNIAFINLLSAVSIDDFEARIFDPDSNPETQNMHHRLFTPQNYNVNNSYPLVIHLHGLGAGGNDNIKQMLDHGTGGMYYAEEEQQAMQPSFVVLPQQPTGTTRWHQGGVKQLLIQLIDSLLIEFPNIDQDRIYISGISMGGLGVWDQLVTQPNKFAAAVIMAGTGEAEGASTISHIPIWFLHGNADNVVPISKSINRVNALINEGGSPIFTTFENVGHAIGARSGRIAEVYNWMTQQQRNNASQGSPSIRITEYRSGNDLSISGIVNNETAQVNQVTWSNNNLGISGDAILKLPLQDLRIDETNPQAIIINTARILDANSLPSSSQFTLSGSLGTAKMVVSLNINANSTFATLIFDTAFEAGDAPVLSYIAPLSNPIQDIAGNPLDSFTRIPVINPIENSAPSTFVNYFSNGGGYYGYDWPFPEDRLGFKEYHPVGFNSNKKYPCIIDSHGIGFTSHDPTTLNEGLAKFINNGNEVEGVNGEKFIALCNAGGKWLKDLELCNMIAYAYNHPNVDQSRIYVGGLSGGAMSSLGLLHGPIASDGVTILNEYVEKVAGIYGFSGSLGGGFDPQIVASKPVFLNHGELDTVRKPINSANIKSAVGDSVLFNCFQGLGHNGTIWDRAWVDGNATTPLVSIGNVPSDPYKSIWTFFDESRNPATNDKPNSITNIQWSVDNITLENRINQINITATGWSYDINNPSGSTIFNQVIDVPSSTVSGDISPPTLVTTNPVHEDFSLTTNLDQITFTGTATDDVAINTVNWQTDRNQSGTATGTSAWSADVPLEMGLNRVSISATDTNGNAHVQIFYISRDSGINQAPVVRTGPDRLLAMPNNTVSLNAFIGDDGLPTEVTLAWSQVSGPGSATFSKEDSATTTATFSAEGSYVLRLTADDGELSGYDEVTVVLRETPVPTSGPGLKGINIHGEALTTSDGTQYTTHHDYVLGGSAQYSNDSIFGTPDPAIYQTRVFPRGSVVWQGIPIANGDYVVTLQMIGVENRVGGAIGDYYIEDYLVLNDFDTRDHAEKFNAVERDFLVTITDNTLDVRLFEVNGKPFLSGIVIRNSSNTPTNTPPIVDAGPDQTVILSTAAALNGSVTDDGTPPGDPTPSSSWSQVSGPAVVTFADANAVDTMVTFSTTGIYVLELFATDGDQNSSDTVTITVNLPPPPTAQRILFDFGTQVFPSTGNWNLVRYPGLNEVVLNTIDTEGNQTLIDLRITDDFKSRDRSGQSDTGLYPTNATFDSFYTNLGNLAEITLEDLDTQATYDITIFASGDNTDAVGEYTIGSTALTLDGTNNSNQTITFSGIQPDQSGNIMIQFHAANNTGYVYINTLELVKTVTNQAPQAVADSTSVNERQSVTINVLDNDSDPDNGPSALVIDSVDLASNGSTQISGNDIIYTPNPGFFGSTDSFLYTISDGADTATAIVSVIVNDTSTASNLTSVGLTANAIGTGASGNSRILSNGEWEISGSGTGLNGITDNLVVEGQIVAGDFRVLTNVRDLAGGPASQAGLMIRESLSEDSRVVGILTNSGTSYQIASRLMTGSALTLNTLADTYTYPDAWILLERIGDDIDVAISPDGLTFAEVDVITLAGLATDLHVGLFTSSGSTETAHALFSDYDINTLENVTTVNIDFGVSALTTLGNWNNITDIASGSIVDAIDTNGWTTGIGVSIISPFAKQTDGGVVSNTVFPETAQQDGMYLTGSVPTASILFSGLDPMKTYSFTFFASRDASQDRTAIYTINGNSVALDASFNSDQTVSLNNITPEPSGNVSLSISRGINVNWAYINVISIEYQ; this is encoded by the coding sequence ATGATGAATATAGCATTCATTAATCTGCTATCAGCAGTTTCGATAGATGACTTTGAAGCACGCATTTTTGATCCAGATAGCAATCCGGAGACACAAAATATGCATCATAGACTATTCACACCGCAAAATTATAATGTAAATAATAGTTACCCTCTGGTGATACACCTCCATGGCCTGGGTGCAGGTGGAAATGACAACATAAAACAGATGCTGGACCATGGAACTGGAGGAATGTATTACGCAGAAGAAGAGCAACAAGCGATGCAGCCCTCTTTTGTCGTCTTACCCCAGCAACCAACAGGCACTACTCGTTGGCATCAAGGAGGGGTTAAGCAACTCCTCATCCAACTGATTGATTCACTTCTGATAGAATTTCCGAATATTGATCAGGATAGAATTTACATATCAGGCATCTCGATGGGAGGGCTCGGAGTTTGGGATCAGTTAGTAACTCAACCCAATAAATTCGCAGCTGCTGTTATTATGGCTGGAACAGGAGAGGCAGAAGGTGCCAGCACAATATCTCATATCCCAATTTGGTTTCTTCACGGAAATGCTGATAATGTTGTTCCCATTAGCAAATCGATCAATCGTGTTAATGCACTCATCAACGAAGGAGGTTCCCCCATTTTTACCACTTTCGAAAATGTCGGCCACGCAATTGGCGCGCGATCAGGCAGAATTGCTGAAGTCTATAACTGGATGACTCAACAACAACGTAATAATGCTTCTCAAGGAAGTCCCTCCATCAGAATAACAGAATACAGAAGCGGCAACGACCTGAGCATATCAGGAATCGTTAATAACGAGACAGCTCAAGTCAACCAAGTGACGTGGTCAAATAATAATCTGGGTATCAGCGGAGATGCGATTTTAAAGCTTCCCCTTCAAGACCTGCGCATTGATGAAACAAATCCTCAAGCTATAATTATCAACACCGCTCGCATTTTGGACGCAAACAGTCTCCCGTCATCATCACAATTCACATTAAGTGGTAGCCTAGGTACGGCCAAAATGGTAGTCTCACTAAATATCAATGCGAATAGCACCTTTGCCACTCTCATTTTCGATACAGCATTCGAAGCTGGTGATGCCCCGGTGCTCAGCTATATTGCTCCTCTGAGTAACCCAATTCAAGACATTGCAGGTAATCCATTGGATTCGTTTACGAGAATACCTGTAATAAACCCGATTGAAAACTCAGCACCATCGACATTCGTTAACTATTTTTCGAACGGAGGAGGATACTATGGATATGATTGGCCGTTTCCTGAAGATCGCCTTGGGTTCAAGGAATATCACCCAGTTGGCTTTAACTCAAATAAGAAGTATCCATGCATTATTGACAGCCACGGCATTGGTTTTACTTCCCATGACCCAACTACTCTAAATGAAGGACTGGCTAAATTTATCAATAACGGTAATGAAGTCGAAGGAGTAAATGGCGAAAAATTTATCGCACTTTGTAACGCAGGTGGAAAATGGCTGAAAGATTTGGAACTATGCAACATGATTGCATATGCTTATAATCACCCAAATGTAGACCAGTCACGCATCTATGTGGGGGGGCTTTCTGGCGGTGCAATGAGTTCCCTTGGCCTACTACATGGTCCGATCGCCTCAGACGGAGTCACTATTCTAAATGAATACGTTGAAAAAGTGGCAGGTATTTATGGTTTCTCCGGAAGCCTCGGAGGAGGTTTTGATCCACAAATCGTGGCCTCAAAGCCCGTCTTTCTTAATCATGGAGAGCTCGACACCGTTAGAAAACCTATTAACTCTGCGAACATCAAGAGTGCCGTTGGAGACTCAGTCCTCTTTAACTGTTTTCAAGGGCTCGGGCATAATGGCACTATCTGGGATAGAGCATGGGTCGATGGCAACGCAACAACTCCGCTCGTGAGTATCGGCAATGTCCCTTCGGACCCCTACAAAAGTATTTGGACATTCTTCGATGAGAGTCGCAATCCAGCAACTAATGACAAACCGAATTCGATTACAAATATCCAATGGTCAGTAGATAACATAACGTTAGAAAATCGAATAAACCAGATCAACATAACGGCAACCGGCTGGTCCTATGATATAAATAATCCATCCGGCAGTACCATTTTCAATCAGGTTATTGATGTTCCCTCTTCTACAGTCAGCGGTGACATCAGTCCTCCCACTTTAGTCACTACCAATCCTGTCCATGAAGATTTTTCGCTAACAACAAACCTGGATCAGATAACATTCACCGGGACTGCGACAGACGATGTCGCCATCAATACGGTAAACTGGCAAACTGACCGAAACCAAAGCGGTACTGCTACAGGCACAAGTGCATGGTCGGCTGATGTGCCATTAGAAATGGGTTTAAACCGCGTGAGCATTAGCGCAACCGACACTAACGGCAATGCCCATGTGCAAATCTTTTACATCTCCAGAGATTCAGGCATCAATCAGGCACCCGTTGTACGGACTGGCCCTGATCGATTACTTGCAATGCCAAATAATACCGTCTCACTTAATGCCTTCATTGGAGACGATGGTCTACCCACCGAAGTAACATTGGCATGGAGCCAAGTATCAGGCCCTGGAAGCGCAACATTTTCTAAAGAAGATTCTGCAACGACGACAGCCACCTTCTCAGCCGAAGGAAGCTATGTCCTTCGACTAACTGCCGACGACGGTGAACTATCAGGCTACGATGAAGTCACCGTGGTGCTTAGGGAAACTCCTGTTCCGACATCAGGTCCTGGACTAAAGGGGATCAATATCCATGGTGAAGCACTAACGACATCCGACGGCACGCAGTATACGACTCACCACGACTACGTACTAGGTGGAAGTGCTCAATACAGTAACGATTCAATATTCGGGACACCTGATCCAGCCATTTACCAGACGAGAGTCTTTCCCAGAGGCTCAGTAGTCTGGCAAGGCATCCCGATCGCAAATGGAGACTATGTTGTCACACTTCAAATGATTGGTGTTGAAAACAGAGTAGGCGGAGCCATAGGAGACTACTACATCGAAGACTACCTTGTCCTCAATGATTTTGATACTCGTGATCATGCTGAGAAGTTCAACGCAGTTGAACGTGATTTTCTAGTAACGATTACTGACAATACTCTGGATGTAAGACTATTTGAAGTGAATGGAAAGCCGTTCCTTTCGGGTATCGTGATCCGCAACTCATCAAACACCCCAACCAATACCCCTCCCATAGTCGATGCTGGACCTGACCAAACGGTCATCCTCTCGACCGCAGCAGCTCTGAATGGAAGCGTAACGGATGATGGTACGCCTCCGGGCGACCCAACTCCGTCTTCCAGCTGGAGTCAGGTCAGCGGACCTGCTGTTGTTACTTTTGCAGATGCCAATGCCGTAGATACTATGGTTACTTTCTCTACTACAGGTATATATGTACTTGAACTCTTTGCTACTGATGGAGATCAAAATAGTTCAGATACAGTTACCATCACAGTAAATCTCCCTCCTCCACCTACTGCTCAAAGAATACTGTTTGACTTTGGTACTCAGGTTTTTCCTTCAACCGGCAATTGGAATCTAGTGCGCTATCCCGGACTGAATGAAGTTGTTCTCAATACAATCGACACAGAGGGAAATCAAACTCTTATCGATCTTCGGATCACCGATGATTTCAAAAGCCGTGATCGAAGTGGACAGTCCGACACCGGCCTCTACCCCACTAATGCGACCTTCGATTCATTTTACACCAATCTCGGTAATCTGGCTGAAATAACACTCGAAGATCTCGATACACAAGCGACATATGACATCACAATCTTTGCGTCGGGAGACAACACTGATGCAGTTGGAGAATATACTATCGGATCAACAGCATTAACACTGGATGGCACGAACAATTCAAACCAGACCATTACATTCTCAGGCATCCAGCCGGATCAGTCCGGAAACATTATGATACAATTCCATGCCGCGAATAATACAGGTTATGTCTATATCAACACGCTTGAACTTGTTAAAACCGTGACCAACCAGGCACCTCAAGCAGTCGCAGATAGCACCTCAGTTAATGAAAGGCAGAGTGTGACCATCAACGTCCTCGACAACGATAGTGACCCGGATAATGGACCTAGTGCACTTGTTATCGATAGCGTAGACCTGGCAAGTAACGGATCAACCCAAATATCAGGCAATGATATCATATATACACCTAATCCGGGATTTTTCGGGAGCACCGATAGTTTCCTCTACACCATCAGCGATGGGGCGGATACAGCAACTGCTATAGTATCCGTGATCGTCAACGATACCTCTACAGCAAGTAACTTAACATCTGTTGGACTTACTGCCAATGCAATTGGCACAGGTGCCAGTGGCAACAGTCGTATTCTTTCAAATGGCGAATGGGAGATCAGTGGCTCGGGCACAGGACTTAACGGAATTACTGACAATCTTGTAGTTGAAGGTCAAATTGTAGCCGGTGACTTTCGTGTTCTGACCAATGTTCGTGATCTAGCTGGAGGCCCGGCATCGCAAGCAGGCCTAATGATTCGTGAATCATTGAGTGAGGATTCACGTGTGGTAGGAATCTTAACCAATTCAGGAACATCATATCAAATTGCTTCACGATTGATGACCGGATCAGCATTAACATTGAATACACTCGCAGATACGTACACCTACCCTGATGCATGGATATTGCTTGAGCGAATAGGCGATGACATCGACGTTGCGATTTCGCCTGACGGCCTGACTTTTGCCGAAGTGGATGTAATCACATTAGCAGGACTGGCAACTGATCTACATGTTGGGCTCTTCACTAGCAGTGGATCAACAGAAACAGCTCATGCCTTGTTCTCAGACTACGACATCAACACTTTGGAGAATGTCACCACGGTAAATATCGACTTCGGAGTAAGTGCTTTAACAACACTTGGCAACTGGAACAATATCACTGATATTGCATCTGGCTCAATTGTAGATGCCATCGACACAAACGGATGGACTACTGGTATTGGAGTATCCATCATCTCACCTTTTGCAAAACAAACCGATGGTGGTGTTGTCTCAAACACAGTCTTTCCGGAAACGGCCCAACAGGATGGCATGTATCTCACAGGGTCGGTCCCCACCGCCTCAATTCTTTTCAGCGGACTCGACCCAATGAAGACTTACAGCTTCACCTTTTTTGCATCACGAGATGCAAGTCAGGACAGAACTGCAATCTACACAATCAATGGAAACTCAGTTGCCCTGGATGCCTCATTTAACTCAGACCAGACTGTCTCGCTGAATAACATCACCCCCGAACCATCAGGGAATGTATCACTCTCCATTTCACGTGGTATAAATGTCAACTGGGCTTACATTAATGTCATCTCAATCGAATACCAATGA